Proteins from one Listeria weihenstephanensis genomic window:
- a CDS encoding Crp/Fnr family transcriptional regulator, which yields MQNKMIDMNSLYSEASIASQFSERRFRQFIEEDCIFPVRGVKKTFNRNDVILQASHDLNAIYFIEEGIVTATIGKGIVVNFYTERDVLGFSNLMLGSTPLYTYQVLSDELVVTRYAKEDIIEKIMNTQEGYFYHYVHMQNQVNQMVKKEELLRLPTRQRISSVLLELGEKYGEKTSEKNIISFPRQISKGMIAQYANLNPNTITNVLQKLQEEGFIYTIKSAIYMDKPKLETKLEVFL from the coding sequence ATGCAGAATAAAATGATAGATATGAACAGTTTGTACAGTGAAGCCTCCATAGCAAGCCAGTTTAGTGAGCGTAGATTTCGCCAATTTATAGAAGAAGATTGTATTTTTCCAGTGAGAGGTGTGAAAAAAACCTTCAATCGAAATGATGTTATTTTGCAAGCAAGCCATGATTTAAATGCGATTTACTTCATTGAGGAAGGCATTGTGACTGCGACTATTGGAAAAGGAATCGTTGTTAATTTCTATACAGAACGAGATGTACTTGGATTTTCTAATTTGATGCTTGGAAGTACTCCTCTGTACACATATCAGGTCTTATCCGATGAATTGGTTGTGACCAGATATGCAAAAGAGGACATCATTGAAAAAATAATGAACACGCAAGAAGGTTATTTTTATCACTATGTGCACATGCAAAATCAAGTGAATCAAATGGTGAAGAAAGAAGAATTACTCAGACTACCGACGCGGCAAAGGATTAGCTCTGTCCTGCTGGAGCTAGGTGAGAAATATGGCGAAAAGACATCAGAAAAAAATATCATCAGCTTTCCGAGACAAATAAGCAAAGGTATGATTGCTCAATATGCGAATTTAAATCCTAACACCATCACAAACGTGTTACAAAAACTTCAGGAAGAAGGATTTATATATACCATTAAAAGTGCGATTTATATGGATAAACCTAAGCTTGAAACGAA
- a CDS encoding choloylglycine hydrolase family protein, with translation MCTSFVLETLDGKHVLSRTMDFAFILEANPTVSPRNYAWESSTDGVSYTNDYAFVGAGRELDKYIFADGLNEKGLSCASLYLPGEAVYAPEAVDGKINLAPQEFLLWMLGMCATIEDVEAKLADINLVDQPVALLGITTPLHWIFTDKSGRCAVIEPTETTLRIKENPVGVMTNTPRLEWHIENLRNYTGLQPQQLPAVTFGDYTAESFSQSGTSKLPGGFTPPERFVRAAFLKESIQPAKNEDEAITNVWYILDSVRIPNGAVIKENGDPDFTQYVASMCSESKTYYFTSYENNQINSVTLTDELLENAKEPITYVVETTQNVKQLA, from the coding sequence ATGTGCACAAGCTTTGTATTAGAAACGTTGGATGGGAAACATGTATTATCAAGAACGATGGATTTCGCTTTTATCTTGGAGGCGAATCCGACGGTGAGCCCGAGGAATTATGCGTGGGAATCTTCGACAGATGGTGTGAGCTACACGAATGATTATGCGTTTGTTGGCGCTGGCAGAGAGCTAGATAAGTACATTTTCGCGGACGGGTTGAATGAGAAAGGCTTGAGTTGTGCGTCCCTTTATCTGCCGGGCGAAGCGGTTTACGCGCCGGAAGCGGTGGATGGGAAAATTAATTTGGCACCGCAGGAATTCTTACTTTGGATGTTAGGTATGTGTGCGACGATTGAAGATGTGGAGGCGAAGTTAGCGGACATCAATCTGGTGGATCAACCTGTTGCGTTACTGGGAATTACGACGCCGTTACATTGGATTTTCACCGATAAGAGTGGACGCTGTGCGGTGATTGAGCCGACGGAAACGACGCTACGTATCAAGGAAAACCCAGTTGGCGTCATGACAAATACGCCGCGTCTCGAATGGCATATTGAGAATTTACGAAACTACACAGGTTTACAGCCACAACAATTGCCAGCCGTGACATTTGGAGATTATACTGCGGAGTCCTTTTCACAATCTGGGACGAGTAAATTGCCAGGCGGATTCACGCCACCTGAGCGTTTTGTCCGAGCTGCATTTTTGAAAGAGTCGATTCAGCCTGCAAAAAATGAGGACGAGGCGATTACGAATGTTTGGTATATTTTAGACAGTGTTCGCATACCAAATGGTGCTGTCATCAAAGAAAACGGGGACCCGGATTTCACGCAATATGTGGCATCGATGTGTTCGGAAAGTAAGACATACTACTTCACTTCTTATGAAAACAATCAAATCAACAGTGTCACGTTGACGGATGAACTTTTAGAAAATGCGAAAGAACCAATCACATATGTTGTTGAAACGACGCAAAATGTAAAACAGTTAGCATAG
- a CDS encoding choloylglycine hydrolase family protein codes for MCTSFVYRTNGDNLFLSRTMDFGFTLDAKPVSLPRGYTFESDVDGARYSGKYALIGAGRNLGKYILADGLNEHGLACASLYLPSEAIYSKDKEPGKTNLAPHEFLLWALSFCKDIDELRDVLPTIHLVDQKVDLLGITTPLHWIFYDKAGNVAVIEPTDTSFQLTLKENPVGVMTNTPSLEWHFHNLSNYLHIAPQQKSSTKFGDFEAHPFSQGGGTLGLPGGYTPPERFVRAAYLKETIQEANNEQEGVTNVWYVLKSVTIPKGAVIKSDGTPDLTQYTSSMCVSSLTYYFTPYGNQRITGCKLDDDFINNAQTPYEWDVLQTEDILYKER; via the coding sequence ATGTGTACAAGTTTTGTTTATCGTACGAACGGCGACAATCTATTTTTATCTCGAACCATGGATTTTGGCTTTACGCTGGATGCAAAACCAGTGTCTTTACCTCGAGGTTATACTTTCGAATCGGATGTCGATGGCGCGCGTTACTCGGGAAAATACGCGTTAATCGGAGCTGGTAGAAATTTAGGGAAATATATTTTAGCAGACGGGCTTAACGAACATGGCCTAGCTTGTGCTTCTCTATATTTGCCAAGTGAAGCGATTTACTCAAAAGATAAAGAACCGGGTAAAACAAATCTGGCTCCACACGAATTTTTACTTTGGGCGCTGTCCTTTTGTAAAGATATCGACGAGTTAAGAGATGTACTTCCAACAATTCATTTAGTAGATCAAAAAGTGGACCTTCTTGGTATCACGACCCCTCTACATTGGATTTTTTATGATAAAGCGGGGAACGTTGCGGTTATTGAGCCAACAGATACTTCCTTCCAATTAACGCTCAAAGAAAACCCAGTTGGCGTCATGACGAATACACCTTCCTTAGAGTGGCATTTCCACAATTTAAGTAATTACCTCCACATTGCACCACAGCAAAAATCTTCTACAAAATTTGGTGATTTTGAAGCACATCCATTTTCACAAGGTGGCGGAACATTGGGGCTCCCCGGTGGATACACACCTCCTGAGCGATTTGTCCGAGCTGCATACTTAAAAGAAACGATTCAAGAAGCGAACAATGAGCAAGAAGGCGTTACGAATGTTTGGTACGTTTTAAAAAGCGTTACGATACCTAAAGGCGCCGTTATCAAATCGGATGGCACACCAGACTTAACGCAATATACATCATCCATGTGTGTGAGTTCTTTAACATATTATTTCACGCCATATGGCAATCAACGCATTACTGGATGCAAGTTGGACGATGATTTTATCAATAACGCACAGACCCCATACGAGTGGGATGTATTGCAAACCGAAGATATTTTATATAAGGAGCGATAA
- a CDS encoding glutamate decarboxylase: MLHDRREEKHNPKMPIYGSYAEDSAIVKTTLRREPIDPQVAYRLISDELMDEGNARQNFATFCQTYMEPEAVRLMSETLEKNAIDKSEYPQTAKLENYCVNVLADLWSVQTGDDFIGTSTVGSSEACMLAGMAMKFRWRKMALENGLDINTQRPNLIISSGFQVCWEKFGVYWDVDLIEVPVDPKHMSINTDTLMDYVNEYTIGIVGILGITYTGKFDDIEKINHLVDAYNKKSKWHELVIHVDGASGAMFTPFVNPELPWDFRLKHVVSINTSGHKYGLVYPGIGWILWKDKKYLPEELIFDVSYLGGHMPTMAINFSRSASQVIAQYYNFLRLGFDGYRGIHERTKKVALFLAKALEETGLFEIYNDGANLPIVCYTLKADTDKEWTLYDLTDRLQMKGWQVPTYPLPKDMEDVLIQRYVCRGDLGFNVAEEFVADLNEAVEELDKARILAPKDDSKDGKKETRGFTH, from the coding sequence ATGTTACATGATCGTAGAGAAGAGAAACATAATCCTAAAATGCCGATTTACGGAAGCTACGCGGAGGATTCTGCTATTGTCAAAACGACGCTGAGGAGAGAGCCGATTGATCCACAAGTAGCTTATCGCCTAATTTCTGATGAACTGATGGATGAAGGAAATGCACGCCAAAACTTCGCCACTTTTTGTCAAACGTATATGGAACCCGAAGCCGTGAGATTGATGAGTGAAACGCTAGAAAAGAATGCGATTGATAAATCTGAGTATCCACAAACGGCCAAACTGGAAAACTATTGCGTCAACGTTTTAGCTGATTTATGGAGTGTCCAAACAGGCGATGACTTCATCGGGACCTCTACCGTCGGCTCGAGTGAAGCGTGTATGCTGGCTGGTATGGCGATGAAATTCAGATGGCGCAAAATGGCTCTTGAAAACGGTTTAGATATTAACACGCAAAGACCAAATCTCATCATCTCTTCCGGCTTCCAAGTTTGTTGGGAAAAATTCGGTGTTTATTGGGATGTGGATTTGATTGAAGTTCCTGTTGATCCGAAACACATGAGCATCAATACCGACACGCTGATGGATTACGTCAACGAGTATACAATCGGTATTGTTGGTATTTTAGGTATCACGTATACTGGTAAATTCGATGATATCGAAAAAATCAATCATTTAGTGGATGCGTACAATAAGAAGAGCAAATGGCACGAACTCGTTATCCATGTCGATGGCGCAAGTGGTGCAATGTTTACACCGTTCGTGAATCCTGAATTACCTTGGGATTTCCGTCTCAAACATGTTGTTTCTATCAATACATCCGGTCACAAATACGGACTTGTTTATCCAGGTATTGGTTGGATACTTTGGAAAGATAAAAAATATTTACCAGAAGAACTTATTTTCGATGTGAGTTATCTCGGCGGTCACATGCCAACCATGGCGATCAATTTCTCTAGAAGTGCCAGTCAAGTTATTGCACAATATTACAACTTCTTACGGCTCGGCTTCGATGGTTATCGTGGCATTCATGAAAGAACAAAGAAAGTAGCACTATTCTTAGCCAAAGCGCTTGAAGAAACAGGACTTTTCGAAATTTATAATGACGGCGCGAACCTTCCAATCGTCTGCTATACGCTAAAAGCTGATACCGACAAGGAATGGACGCTGTACGATTTAACGGATCGCTTGCAAATGAAAGGCTGGCAAGTACCGACTTATCCACTACCAAAAGATATGGAGGATGTTTTAATCCAACGCTATGTATGCCGGGGTGACTTAGGTTTCAACGTAGCAGAGGAATTTGTTGCAGATTTAAATGAAGCCGTTGAAGAATTAGATAAAGCAAGAATTTTGGCGCCAAAAGATGATTCCAAAGACGGTAAGAAAGAAACAAGAGGATTTACGCATTAA
- the gadC gene encoding glutamate:gamma-aminobutyrate antiporter has product MAGKKELTLFGFFAITASLFITVYEYPTFATSGFKLAFFLIFCGILWFLPVALCSAEMATVKGWQEGGIFTWVGKTLGERYGFAAIFFQWFQVTVGFVTMIYFILGALSYVFDYKALESDPLIKFLGVVIIFWILTFISLGGTNRTAKITKLGFIFGITLPVILMFILAIFYFANGNPIEVKFTMDNFIPKATDFSALAIFILAYMGVEASAPHINEMKNSKRDYPIAMILIVIVGIGLSTLGGLSVASVVPANELSLSSGVVQAFEKLILQNGDGLTWLVKVLAFLVAFGVMGQVSSWIVGPTSGMYTVAQKGVIPKKLAKTNKNDVPVVLIGIQGIIVTGWAAVLTFGGGGNNVSFLTAISLTVVIYLVGYVLFFLGYLVLVLKKKNLERTFEIGGGPFVKILIACIGLAISVLAIAYSFVPPSSLKPDEYESYKHILSISLVLTTVLPFVIYMFTAPDNQLHLKELKHLDSSKIDKFTHPIGRVRTEFSKKEKTGGE; this is encoded by the coding sequence ATGGCTGGGAAAAAGGAGTTAACACTATTTGGCTTTTTCGCAATCACCGCATCGCTGTTTATAACCGTTTATGAATATCCAACCTTTGCTACATCTGGATTTAAACTAGCCTTCTTTCTCATATTTTGTGGCATACTCTGGTTTTTGCCGGTAGCACTCTGTTCCGCAGAAATGGCAACCGTTAAAGGCTGGCAAGAAGGAGGTATTTTCACTTGGGTGGGGAAGACGCTCGGTGAACGCTACGGTTTCGCGGCGATTTTCTTCCAATGGTTTCAAGTGACCGTCGGATTTGTCACAATGATTTATTTTATTCTCGGGGCGCTATCCTATGTTTTTGACTATAAAGCTTTAGAATCCGACCCCTTAATCAAGTTTTTAGGTGTTGTTATTATATTTTGGATTTTAACCTTCATTTCACTCGGAGGAACAAACAGAACGGCGAAAATCACCAAACTTGGCTTTATTTTCGGTATCACACTTCCCGTTATTTTAATGTTTATCCTCGCTATTTTTTACTTTGCAAATGGAAATCCGATTGAAGTGAAATTCACGATGGATAATTTCATCCCTAAGGCTACCGATTTTTCAGCGCTTGCGATTTTTATCCTCGCATACATGGGCGTTGAGGCTTCCGCACCGCATATCAATGAGATGAAAAACTCGAAACGTGACTATCCAATTGCCATGATTTTAATTGTCATCGTTGGTATCGGACTCAGCACACTCGGCGGTCTTTCCGTTGCATCGGTCGTTCCAGCAAACGAGTTGAGCCTAAGTTCTGGTGTCGTGCAAGCCTTCGAAAAACTGATTTTGCAAAATGGAGACGGCTTGACGTGGCTTGTAAAAGTGCTCGCCTTCCTAGTTGCATTCGGCGTTATGGGACAAGTGAGTTCCTGGATTGTCGGACCAACATCGGGTATGTATACGGTCGCTCAAAAAGGCGTTATTCCTAAAAAACTAGCTAAAACCAATAAAAATGATGTACCAGTTGTCCTCATCGGCATCCAAGGTATCATCGTAACTGGCTGGGCAGCAGTCCTAACATTTGGCGGCGGTGGAAATAATGTATCCTTTTTAACTGCCATCTCGTTAACCGTTGTCATCTATTTAGTCGGCTACGTCCTCTTTTTCCTAGGTTACCTCGTCTTAGTACTCAAGAAAAAGAACTTGGAGCGTACTTTCGAAATTGGTGGCGGTCCATTTGTCAAAATACTCATCGCTTGTATCGGATTAGCCATCTCCGTACTCGCAATCGCTTATTCATTCGTACCACCTTCCAGCTTAAAACCCGATGAATACGAATCGTATAAACATATTTTATCCATCAGCCTTGTTTTAACAACCGTTTTACCGTTCGTCATCTACATGTTCACCGCGCCGGACAATCAACTCCATTTAAAAGAATTGAAACACTTGGATAGTTCAAAAATCGATAAATTCACGCATCCAATAGGACGTGTGAGAACCGAGTTCAGTAAAAAAGAAAAAACTGGGGGTGAGTAA
- a CDS encoding YhgE/Pip domain-containing protein: protein MKMIKAEWKNLLQNKVLLISFIAILTIPILYASFFLKSVWDPYQQTSHLPVAVVNEDQTITYQGQKVDVGDQLTAQLKKNHNLDWDFVSADEAQKGMKDLKYYLVVKIPKDFSANAVTLVDQKPKKMNLTYETNGSLNFIAEEIGEIGIREVESQVSNQVTEAYGEALVKVADKIGGGMEQAASGANQIDQGTKKLGAGNTEITDNLNKLASSTVTFSGGMNQLQNGLVTYTNGVSELDTGANKLYTGSSQLENGINELYGNIPALESGTSQLQSGMTQLSAGSTKLEQGLRELQQNLDAPTAKQKIQELQSGMNEFEQGLNLLNSKVNNPEIDNLEAKIKSFSPVLNRIENNLSDLETALSPSGQQQYLDQMTAQVNGTSLTPAEKQTLIDNITQIFNQQVSDHQGLLTDMRSDINLVLNDLEEIPKGLAAVQQLQGGVSELTTDFPQIQNGTNQLVGSLNTISSAVGTSGNQNTLLGGATALNAGITQAAGGVNELNAKVPVLAAGVGKLDSGSKQLNSGTAQLVAGTNKLNENSPELLSGANKLATGSDELESGSAKLATGSQTLGQGITQLENGSGELATKLGSAATDFSDLNITKDNINMLASPVKLDSKPYSVVKNYGQALAPYVMSLALYVGCLVLNFVFPIRKVSMLEQTSTAWWASKVSIGLFAAIAMAIVQVSIMLLLGLQVDNVFEFYLTALVTVLAYMALIMFLAMAFDNPGRFAAMILLIIQLAGAGGTFPIQLTNSFFEAIHPFLPMTYSIYAFREAITGGIGTNLFTQSLTILFIIFIVFNALLWLAMRILQKKHLDGISQLDNNQELQGLEK from the coding sequence ATGAAAATGATAAAAGCGGAGTGGAAAAACTTATTGCAAAATAAAGTCTTGCTCATATCCTTTATCGCCATCCTTACGATCCCAATCCTCTATGCCAGCTTCTTCTTGAAATCCGTATGGGACCCGTATCAACAAACGAGCCATTTACCAGTTGCCGTTGTGAACGAAGATCAAACCATTACGTATCAAGGTCAGAAAGTCGATGTTGGTGATCAGCTTACCGCGCAACTAAAAAAGAATCATAACCTAGACTGGGATTTCGTTTCTGCAGATGAGGCACAAAAAGGCATGAAAGATTTGAAATATTATTTAGTCGTCAAAATCCCGAAAGACTTTTCAGCAAATGCCGTTACATTAGTCGACCAAAAACCTAAAAAAATGAACCTCACATACGAAACAAACGGCTCGCTTAACTTTATCGCAGAGGAAATCGGGGAAATCGGCATTCGTGAAGTCGAATCACAAGTCAGTAACCAAGTGACGGAAGCTTACGGCGAAGCACTTGTAAAAGTCGCAGATAAGATTGGCGGCGGTATGGAACAAGCTGCGAGCGGTGCGAACCAAATTGATCAAGGAACGAAGAAACTTGGCGCTGGTAACACCGAAATTACTGATAATTTAAATAAACTCGCTTCCAGCACAGTTACTTTTTCAGGCGGCATGAATCAATTACAAAACGGCCTAGTTACCTACACAAACGGCGTTAGCGAACTCGATACTGGCGCCAATAAACTGTATACCGGTTCCAGCCAACTTGAGAACGGCATCAACGAACTATACGGTAATATCCCAGCCCTTGAAAGCGGCACCTCGCAACTCCAAAGCGGGATGACACAACTTTCTGCAGGTTCTACAAAATTAGAACAAGGACTCCGTGAACTACAACAAAATCTCGATGCACCCACTGCCAAGCAAAAAATTCAGGAACTCCAAAGCGGGATGAACGAATTTGAGCAAGGTTTGAATTTACTAAACAGTAAAGTAAATAATCCCGAAATCGATAACTTGGAAGCAAAAATTAAGAGCTTCTCCCCTGTTTTAAATCGGATTGAGAATAATCTTTCAGACCTTGAAACCGCGCTTAGTCCCAGTGGTCAGCAACAATATCTAGACCAAATGACTGCGCAAGTAAACGGTACGAGCCTTACGCCAGCCGAGAAGCAAACATTGATCGACAACATCACTCAAATTTTCAATCAACAAGTGAGCGATCATCAAGGATTACTCACCGACATGAGAAGCGATATCAATCTCGTGTTAAATGATTTAGAAGAAATTCCGAAAGGCTTAGCGGCTGTGCAACAATTGCAGGGCGGTGTATCCGAACTCACAACAGACTTCCCGCAAATCCAAAATGGAACGAATCAACTCGTCGGTTCCCTTAATACTATCTCAAGCGCGGTAGGAACTTCCGGAAATCAAAATACTTTACTAGGCGGCGCAACAGCCTTAAATGCTGGCATCACTCAAGCAGCTGGCGGCGTAAACGAACTAAATGCCAAAGTTCCCGTTTTAGCAGCCGGTGTTGGCAAATTAGATTCCGGAAGTAAGCAACTAAATAGCGGCACGGCACAACTTGTCGCTGGAACGAATAAACTAAACGAGAACAGCCCAGAACTTTTAAGCGGTGCGAATAAACTGGCAACTGGCTCCGATGAATTGGAATCTGGCTCAGCGAAACTCGCCACTGGTTCCCAAACACTCGGGCAAGGCATCACCCAACTAGAAAATGGTTCTGGTGAATTGGCAACTAAATTAGGCTCAGCAGCAACTGATTTCAGTGATTTAAACATTACAAAAGACAACATCAACATGCTCGCTTCACCGGTTAAACTAGACTCCAAACCATACAGCGTCGTAAAAAATTACGGTCAGGCATTAGCGCCATACGTGATGTCCCTCGCTTTATATGTTGGCTGTCTCGTTCTGAACTTTGTTTTCCCAATTCGAAAAGTATCGATGTTGGAGCAAACAAGTACAGCTTGGTGGGCCAGTAAAGTAAGCATCGGATTATTTGCCGCGATAGCAATGGCCATTGTCCAAGTAAGCATCATGCTCCTACTAGGACTGCAGGTAGATAATGTCTTCGAGTTCTATCTGACGGCACTCGTCACCGTCCTCGCTTACATGGCACTCATCATGTTCCTAGCGATGGCGTTCGATAATCCAGGACGCTTCGCCGCGATGATCCTACTCATCATTCAACTTGCCGGTGCGGGAGGAACATTCCCTATCCAACTTACGAACTCGTTCTTTGAAGCGATTCATCCATTCCTACCAATGACCTACTCCATCTATGCATTCCGGGAGGCAATCACAGGCGGAATCGGCACGAACCTCTTCACGCAAAGCCTCACGATTTTGTTCATTATCTTCATCGTCTTCAATGCGCTTCTGTGGCTCGCGATGAGAATTCTTCAGAAAAAACATCTCGATGGTATCTCGCAGTTGGATAATAATCAGGAGCTACAAGGATTAGAAAAATAA